TTCGCGTTTCTCGACGACTTCCGCGTCGAAATAGGTGACGTCCCCTTCAAAGGCCGGGCCGCGGAAATCGGACTTGATCCAGCGAACCATGCCGTCATTGCCGGCCCAGTAAGCAATATAGTCGGTCGCCCAGGCCTGCATCGTTGCGCCATAGCCATAAGAGCGGCTCATGCCGACTTCGCCTGCCTTCTGGTCATCGACATGACCGCGCGAGGGGCCGAGATAGAGGCCGTCACGCTTGCGCGGGTCGATCAGCGCGCCTTCCTCGTCGAAGCCGAAGCCTTCGGCCCAGCCGGGGTCTTGATTGACCCAAGGATCATCGACCCCGGCAGGCGCGACCCAGTCCATGCTGCCCCAAATGTTGAACATGAAGGCGCGATACTCGGTGGCGAAGGTCGCCTTGGTATGCGGGCCAATGACACGGCGCACGAGCTTGTCGCCGACGGCCACCTCCTCCCAACGGGGGGACACGCCTTCACGATAAGCCATCAGCCAATTGTGGCGGATCGCGTCCACCTCCGCCAGTTCGGCATTGGACCAGCGCTTCAGTTCGCCCAACATGCTGTCATACATGCCGCGCTTCTCGGCTTCGTCCTTCAGATAGCGGATGGCGGTCGAGCGCGCCTTGGCGACCAGCGATCCGTCCTGCTTATAATGCAGCGTGTCTCCGCGCGAAAACATGGTCGGCCCGGCGAACTTGGTGTCGCTCACCTTATAGTCGTGGAAACGACGATTCTGGGTGAGATGGTCGCCGGGCCGGATGCGCGCGCCATAATACCACCATTCCTCCCCACCGAAGATCAGATGGGAATCCTTGATATAGCCGACACAGGCGGGCGCGCAGCCATGGCCATAGTCCATGCACACCGCGATCGACTGCGGCGCCACCAACCCGCCGAACGGGCTTTCCGCCGCGAAACGGGGGTCCCAATGAACAGGATTGGGATAGTCCATCGCCATCACCCAGCGGCGCAGATCGCTGGAAGTCAGGGGTTCGCGAATCTGGCCGCCACCGATTGCCGTGCCAACGCGCTTGTCGACGTCGCTAAGATCTATCGTTACCATGTCGTTCATCTGATCCTCTCCCTCTCGCGCGACCGTCAGCGGTTCACGTCAACGATGATGCGGCCGCGCACTTTGCCCGCCAGCAGGTCGGACGCCGCGGCCACAGCCTGCTCCAGCCCAATTTCTTCTGCGATCAGGTCGAGCAGGGCGGGATCGAGATCGCGCCCCAGCCGTTCCCAAGCCGCCATGCGCGGCGCGCGCGGCGCCATCACGCTGTCGATGCCGAGCAGGCGCACGCCGCGCAGGATGAAGGGCATCACCGTGACCGGTAAATCCGCCCCCTGCGCCAGTCCGCAAGCAGCAACCGCACCGCCATAGCGGGTTTGCGCGCAGGCATTGGCCAGGGTGAAGCTCCCGACGGAATCAACCACGCCCGCCCAGCGCTCCTTCTGCAATGGCTTGCCCTTTTCCGACAATTCCGCCCGATCGATCACGCCGTCGGCGCCAAGCTGCGTAAGATAGTCGGCTTCGGCCGCCTTGCCGGTCGAACCGATCACCGTGAAGCCCGCCTTCTTGAGCAGCGCGACGGCCACGCTTCCCACGCCGCCTGTCGCACCCGTCACCAGGACTTCGCCCTGATCCGGCGTCACGCCCGCCTTCACCAGCGCCTCGACGCACAGGGCCGCCGTATAGCCGGCGGTGCCGATCGCCATTGCCTGCCGCGGTGTGAAGGCATCGGGCAGCGGCACCAGCCAATCGCCCTTCAGTCGCGCCACCTGGGCAAGGCCACCCCAATGCCCTTCGCCCACGCCCCAACCGTTGAGCACCACCTTGTCCCCGGCCCTCCAGTCGACATGATCGGATTCCTGGACCGTGCCGACCAGATCGATACCCGGCACCATCGGGAATTTGCGCACGACCGGCGACGTGCCGGTGATGGCTAGGCCATCCTTGTAGTTCAGCGTCGAATAGAGAATGTCGATGGTGACATCGCCTTCGGGCAACTGCGCCCTGTCGACCTGTTTCAGTGAAACGCTCTGCCCGTCGTCGGTCTTGTCGATCAAGATGGCGGAAAACATCTGCTATTCCTTCCTGGAAGGGGATGAAGGGGATTTGGGGAGGCTCTGGCGCAAGCGATCGGCAATATCGGGATAGCGCTCCGGCCGCATCGATCCATACATGCACAAGCGCAGCGATTCCTGCGCGACACGACGGGCAAGATCACGCCGTTCCTGGTCCCCGCGCGCATGGGACCGCGCCCAGACGGGCCAGAGGAAGGCGCCCGCCAGCATCAGGACCGATAGGACTTCGACATCAATGTCGTCCTGCGACAGATCCGTGTCGGCGAAGCGCTGCAACGATCCTTCATATTCGCGCCAGAAGGGATCGGCCATGGGATCGGAAGACGCCAGTAATTGGAGCAGCCAGATCCGGCACAGTTCGGGATTGTCCATCGCAAAGATGGCAAGACGGTCGGTCGTATCGGCAATGTCCACCTGTTCGACACGCCGTTCGCCGATCGTTTCCGGATCGCCGAAAACCGTGCGGAACATCCGATCCGATACCGAATCGGCCGTCGCCTGAATCAATTTCTCCCGTGTTTCAAAATGCTGGTAGGCGGTGCCGCGATTGACGCCGGCCAGAACGGCGACTTCCGACAGGCTGATGCCTTCCGGTCCATCCTTGGCCAGTAACGCGCGTGCCGCTTCCAATATCGCTTCCCGTGTTGCTTCGGGGTCGCGAGACCGCCTTTTCCGTGCTTCCGTCATGCCGCCGTTCCTTGCTTTCCCAGGCCTCTCCCCACGCGCGCCTTGCCGCGCGACGAAGGCGCCACCGATGTGACGGCACAAGTCAACATCAGCATTGTCCATTCGGCAAGTGCAGTGATCATCACCGTTGTTGATTGCTTTATCCCTGCCCGTCTCAGCCACGGAGTCAATCAGGGCCGGCCGATCATCGCTGCCGCGAAGAATGGCAGTATTTTCCAGGCTTAAGACAGCAATTGGCCGGACGACGATCGGAGCCGCCCGGCCAATCCACCATGTCTGCACGCCTTATTCTCAGCGCGAACCGAAGAAGAAGCGGACGTTGACGCCGAACTCGCGCGGCGGCGTGACGGTAGCCCCTGTATAGGTGCTGGTGTAGGTTGCCGCCGTCGTCGTCGCCCCGGTCGATGTGAAACCGGTGATCTGCTGATAGGAGGTGAAGAGCGGCGTCGTGCGCGTCAGAACCTTGGTCGTGTCGAACAGGTTCTTGGCGAACAGGGAGATTTCCCAGCCACCGTCCGGATCGCGGATACCGGCATAGAGATTGGCCAGCGCATAAGCGCCCACATCGTCGAAATTATTGGCAGGATCACCCTGCGACTGGCCGTTGTAGCTGACAAGCCCCCGTAGGAAACCATCCACCTTATCGGAAATCGGCGCCCGATATTCGCTCTGTAGCGTCGCCGTCAGCGGCGGCATGAAGGATGCCCGCTGGGTCACGTTGCAGGAGGAGATATTGTTCGCACCGACCGCCGCCTGCAATTGAGTCAGGCTGGGCGCTGCACCGACAGGATCAGGCACGCCGTCCCCGTTGAGGTCATTGCAAGGGATGTTGCCACCCTTGATCTTACCCAGCGAATAGCTGGCGGACAGTCCGACATTCCAATGGCGGTTGACGTCGACGAACAATTCGCCCTCGACACCATTCACCTCGACCGGCACGGCGCCCACGAAGTTGAACGAATTGACCTGCTGCGCCGTCCCTGTCACCTGCCCCGACGCATTCCGGATGGCGATGGTATCGACATAATAGACACCGTTATTAGGCACGCGGAACGGGAAATTCTTGTACTTCTGGTGGTAGGCGGTGAGGTTGAAGCGCGCCTTTCCTCCCATCAATGTGCTCTTGAAACCAAGCTCATAGGATTTCGAGGTTTCCGGCGGCAGATTGAGGAAGCTATTTTCCAGTTCGGATTTGGCGATGTTGAAGTCACCCACGACATTGATGCCCGGACGCATCGAGCTGCCCGTCGCTGCATAGACCAGGAAGTCCC
The window above is part of the Sphingobium sp. BYY-5 genome. Proteins encoded here:
- a CDS encoding MaoC family dehydratase N-terminal domain-containing protein encodes the protein MNDMVTIDLSDVDKRVGTAIGGGQIREPLTSSDLRRWVMAMDYPNPVHWDPRFAAESPFGGLVAPQSIAVCMDYGHGCAPACVGYIKDSHLIFGGEEWWYYGARIRPGDHLTQNRRFHDYKVSDTKFAGPTMFSRGDTLHYKQDGSLVAKARSTAIRYLKDEAEKRGMYDSMLGELKRWSNAELAEVDAIRHNWLMAYREGVSPRWEEVAVGDKLVRRVIGPHTKATFATEYRAFMFNIWGSMDWVAPAGVDDPWVNQDPGWAEGFGFDEEGALIDPRKRDGLYLGPSRGHVDDQKAGEVGMSRSYGYGATMQAWATDYIAYWAGNDGMVRWIKSDFRGPAFEGDVTYFDAEVVEKREVTEWGVPLVRVQLTLANQDGMVLVKSVADVELPLI
- a CDS encoding MDR family oxidoreductase; the encoded protein is MFSAILIDKTDDGQSVSLKQVDRAQLPEGDVTIDILYSTLNYKDGLAITGTSPVVRKFPMVPGIDLVGTVQESDHVDWRAGDKVVLNGWGVGEGHWGGLAQVARLKGDWLVPLPDAFTPRQAMAIGTAGYTAALCVEALVKAGVTPDQGEVLVTGATGGVGSVAVALLKKAGFTVIGSTGKAAEADYLTQLGADGVIDRAELSEKGKPLQKERWAGVVDSVGSFTLANACAQTRYGGAVAACGLAQGADLPVTVMPFILRGVRLLGIDSVMAPRAPRMAAWERLGRDLDPALLDLIAEEIGLEQAVAAASDLLAGKVRGRIIVDVNR
- a CDS encoding TetR/AcrR family transcriptional regulator, producing MTEARKRRSRDPEATREAILEAARALLAKDGPEGISLSEVAVLAGVNRGTAYQHFETREKLIQATADSVSDRMFRTVFGDPETIGERRVEQVDIADTTDRLAIFAMDNPELCRIWLLQLLASSDPMADPFWREYEGSLQRFADTDLSQDDIDVEVLSVLMLAGAFLWPVWARSHARGDQERRDLARRVAQESLRLCMYGSMRPERYPDIADRLRQSLPKSPSSPSRKE